Proteins from a genomic interval of Paenibacillus sp. FSL H8-0048:
- a CDS encoding family 43 glycosylhydrolase has protein sequence MTKINNPIIPGMAPDPSIIRVDDVYYIATSTFHWNPGIQIFKSNDLADWELTAFALNKGEVNLRGTNTPAGIWAPHLSYDSRTNRYWLAYSHMLNMAGREFNSDSYAMWAEDIQGPWSEPIYLTSIGFDPALFHDEDGKHYVSILEWETREGYQAPGHIVIAEFDLNVGKIAGQWHRVTQGFTSRGCAEAPQIYKYRDMYYLLLAAGGTGYAHGVELGRSENIFGPYEAHPSGEPIITSSPRHLFSLGNPDAGHFEMYNPGSIMQKAGHGSLVQTQTGEWYIAHLMSRPVEGTLLNPLGRETSIQKMHWTEDGWLEMKDGSNVAKMEVEGLTGVELEGDRLSHDVFDDFNREHYDLHFLTPYRDQQAAWVNTVERPGYLRIHGENSFFSQINPAMLATRATSLHYEVQTKVEFHPDHYSETAGMGLYYDSNNWLYVHLTHSESKGTVLSVLQAKLGERTERVHHYIPVPEDTAELKLIYHSGIASIHYRFGDNGDWQAFIENIDALYLSDEGVNGEPGEIGGFTGLFNFIGSVDAHQHDSFADFEYYRVKNY, from the coding sequence ATGACGAAGATTAATAATCCTATAATCCCTGGAATGGCACCAGATCCCTCTATTATTAGAGTAGATGATGTGTATTATATTGCGACATCTACGTTTCATTGGAATCCCGGCATTCAAATTTTCAAGTCAAACGATTTAGCGGATTGGGAGTTGACGGCCTTTGCCCTGAATAAAGGGGAAGTGAATCTAAGAGGCACAAATACTCCAGCCGGGATCTGGGCCCCGCATCTCTCCTACGATTCCAGGACGAATCGGTACTGGTTAGCCTATTCACATATGTTAAACATGGCAGGCCGTGAATTTAACTCGGATTCCTATGCCATGTGGGCAGAAGATATCCAGGGACCCTGGTCGGAGCCCATCTATCTGACATCCATCGGTTTCGATCCGGCGCTCTTTCATGATGAAGACGGCAAACACTATGTGTCCATTCTTGAATGGGAGACCCGTGAAGGGTATCAGGCGCCTGGACATATTGTGATCGCTGAATTTGATTTGAATGTGGGGAAGATCGCTGGACAATGGCACCGGGTGACGCAAGGCTTCACCAGCCGCGGCTGTGCGGAAGCACCGCAGATCTATAAATATAGAGATATGTACTATCTGCTATTAGCAGCTGGCGGAACGGGTTATGCTCATGGTGTGGAGCTGGGACGTTCGGAGAATATTTTTGGCCCCTATGAAGCGCATCCGTCGGGAGAGCCTATTATCACTTCCTCGCCGCGTCATCTATTCTCACTGGGCAATCCGGATGCCGGGCATTTTGAGATGTATAATCCAGGTTCAATCATGCAAAAAGCAGGTCACGGCTCATTAGTTCAAACCCAAACAGGCGAATGGTACATTGCCCATTTAATGTCACGGCCTGTGGAAGGAACGCTTTTAAACCCATTAGGCCGTGAAACCTCTATACAGAAAATGCATTGGACAGAGGACGGCTGGCTGGAAATGAAGGACGGATCGAATGTAGCCAAAATGGAGGTTGAGGGGTTAACAGGTGTTGAACTAGAGGGGGACAGACTCTCTCATGACGTATTTGATGATTTTAACCGGGAGCACTATGATCTTCACTTTCTGACTCCATACCGGGACCAGCAAGCAGCATGGGTGAATACGGTTGAACGTCCCGGTTACTTGCGCATTCATGGAGAGAATTCTTTCTTCTCGCAGATCAATCCGGCGATGTTGGCCACACGTGCTACCTCCCTTCATTATGAAGTTCAGACCAAGGTGGAGTTTCATCCCGATCATTACTCGGAAACGGCGGGGATGGGGCTATACTATGATTCGAATAATTGGCTGTACGTTCACTTGACCCACTCCGAATCAAAGGGCACTGTTCTATCTGTGCTGCAGGCCAAGCTGGGGGAACGCACCGAGCGGGTCCACCATTACATTCCTGTCCCTGAAGACACAGCGGAGCTCAAGCTGATCTATCATTCAGGCATCGCGAGTATCCATTACCGTTTCGGGGATAACGGGGATTGGCAAGCTTTTATAGAGAATATCGATGCACTCTATCTGTCGGATGAAGGCGTGAACGGGGAGCCGGGGGAGATTGGCGGATTTACAGGCTTGTTCAATTTCATCGGTTCGGTTGATGCCCACCAGCATGACTCCTTCGCTGATTTCGAGTACTATAGAGTGAAGAATTACTAA
- a CDS encoding AraC family transcriptional regulator, with protein MNSYLTGAQTLLLPRIDWNIRFFGAHTQTVPADWSMTTESHHAFEILIVLDGTQETRMDYEQFVVNRDDILLIPPGFEHTNKCISAASMTYFCAHFDIDEPSLRMQIMKNCDWVYTPSSSYHPKLKKCLQKWIDILHEPELSFTKAKLKAQMVLFELLEVLIDIQPVQTEIRAKQSMTTAKYAKEIAEAIKRAFKKNCTQGNSDYTIHIQPIIAALGISPNYGLEVFQKIYKMSPRTYLSDLKLQEAKILLQQPRISLNEISNRLGYKNLSHFSRQFKRWTGVNPSDFRKNNGV; from the coding sequence ATGAATAGCTATCTCACAGGTGCACAGACGCTGCTGTTGCCGCGCATTGATTGGAATATACGCTTTTTTGGCGCACATACACAGACCGTTCCTGCCGATTGGAGCATGACGACAGAATCCCACCATGCCTTTGAGATTCTAATTGTGCTGGATGGGACTCAGGAGACAAGGATGGATTATGAACAATTCGTTGTGAACCGTGATGATATTCTGCTGATTCCGCCCGGGTTCGAGCATACGAATAAATGCATTTCCGCTGCATCGATGACTTATTTTTGTGCTCATTTCGATATAGACGAGCCCTCCTTGCGGATGCAAATCATGAAAAACTGCGACTGGGTCTATACGCCCTCCAGTTCGTATCATCCTAAGCTGAAAAAGTGCCTTCAAAAATGGATAGATATTCTGCATGAGCCTGAGTTGTCGTTCACCAAAGCGAAGCTAAAAGCACAAATGGTCCTATTCGAATTATTGGAGGTGCTGATAGATATCCAGCCGGTCCAGACGGAGATACGTGCTAAGCAGTCCATGACCACTGCGAAATACGCCAAAGAAATTGCCGAAGCCATCAAGCGGGCTTTCAAGAAAAATTGCACCCAGGGAAATTCAGATTACACCATTCACATCCAGCCCATCATCGCTGCGCTTGGGATCAGCCCCAACTACGGACTTGAGGTATTTCAAAAAATATATAAAATGTCGCCCCGTACCTATCTGTCAGACTTAAAGCTGCAGGAAGCCAAAATATTACTCCAGCAGCCCAGAATATCTTTAAATGAGATTTCAAACCGTCTAGGCTACAAGAACCTCTCCCACTTCAGCAGACAATTCAAAAGATGGACAGGAGTTAACCCTTCTGACTTTCGTAAAAATAATGGTGTATAG
- a CDS encoding ABC transporter permease, protein MNKMATIIGFTFKNKVRTKSFMITTLILVLLLSIGMNIPYLIKVFKGEDGAKDATQIGVVAEQGFRPAELLLAYTPPAEAEDKVVFTAYPSAEDAALKQGLEDEKIEGYLTFAAEGSEGVPPVTYHSKDGDISSNLRTNLQAALQQVNTGLIVGDKLTESQVAAIFAPVSIDTAQLSTDGAAGGTDQVRDKPPINYVVVYILLILFFMSVMMTGNMISAEITSEKSSRIMEILITSASPLTQMFGKVIGIFLVGLMQIAIISAAIAANLMLPHNSTILSDFDLNLGQLNVSMIVYGFILYILGYFLYALMYAAVGSIVSRTEDLGQAVMPVMMLGFVSFYLPLFSISNPDTLLVKVASFVPFTSSLSLLLRIGVGEVAVWEIMVSLAILLATTFLFGWLAAKIYRTGVLMYGKRPSIKEIRKAMKAYKI, encoded by the coding sequence ATGAATAAAATGGCAACCATTATCGGCTTCACATTCAAGAACAAGGTAAGAACGAAATCTTTCATGATTACCACCCTGATTCTGGTGCTTCTGCTCAGTATCGGGATGAATATCCCTTATCTGATCAAGGTGTTCAAGGGAGAAGACGGTGCCAAGGACGCGACCCAGATCGGAGTCGTTGCCGAGCAGGGCTTCCGGCCTGCCGAGCTGCTGCTCGCTTATACTCCGCCGGCTGAAGCCGAAGATAAAGTCGTATTTACCGCTTATCCTTCCGCTGAGGATGCTGCGCTGAAGCAGGGGCTGGAGGATGAGAAGATCGAGGGGTATCTCACCTTTGCCGCAGAGGGCAGTGAAGGCGTACCTCCGGTAACGTACCACAGCAAGGACGGAGACATCAGCAGCAATCTTAGAACCAATCTGCAAGCCGCTCTGCAGCAGGTGAACACCGGGCTGATTGTCGGCGATAAGCTGACCGAGAGCCAGGTGGCGGCAATCTTCGCTCCGGTGTCGATTGATACCGCGCAGCTAAGTACGGACGGGGCTGCAGGCGGCACAGACCAAGTTCGGGATAAACCGCCCATTAACTATGTTGTGGTCTATATCCTGCTGATTCTGTTCTTCATGTCGGTGATGATGACCGGCAATATGATTTCAGCCGAGATTACCTCGGAGAAAAGCTCGCGCATTATGGAGATTCTCATCACCAGCGCCTCGCCGCTAACCCAGATGTTCGGCAAGGTCATCGGAATCTTCCTCGTCGGCCTGATGCAGATCGCCATTATCTCGGCTGCCATCGCCGCCAACCTGATGCTGCCGCATAATTCCACGATCCTGAGCGATTTCGATCTGAATCTGGGACAGCTTAATGTCAGCATGATCGTCTATGGCTTCATCCTGTATATCCTGGGCTACTTCCTGTACGCCCTGATGTATGCCGCTGTCGGCTCGATTGTCAGCCGGACAGAGGATCTGGGGCAGGCCGTGATGCCAGTCATGATGCTGGGCTTCGTCAGCTTCTATCTGCCGCTGTTCAGTATCTCGAACCCGGATACGCTGCTGGTGAAGGTAGCGAGCTTCGTACCATTCACCTCCTCACTGAGCCTGCTGCTCCGTATCGGGGTCGGAGAGGTCGCCGTCTGGGAGATCATGGTCTCGCTGGCAATCCTGCTGGCGACAACCTTCCTCTTCGGCTGGCTCGCCGCCAAGATCTACCGCACCGGCGTCCTGATGTACGGCAAGCGCCCTAGCATCAAGGAGATCAGAAAAGCGATGAAGGCTTATAAAATCTAG
- a CDS encoding ABC transporter ATP-binding protein encodes MEALQLKQVVKQYGEKTAVNGISLKVEQGEIYGLLGANGAGKTTTMRMVLGLIYPDEGSILYNGKPYSKELQHLTGYLPEERGLYPKVKVSDQIIYLARLRGMAASEADKSLKYWLERFDVPEYYNKRIEELSKGNQQKMGFVAAVVHKPEILILDEAFSGLDPVNVELLKDTVKELRDQGTSILFSTHRMEHVEELCRNITILDRSNTVVQGDIREIKKGYPREHVVLRTAGEVNGLAEIAGVTGVERQERGYVLTITDLGAAQRILQLAMAQGEVEHFEIKEPTLNQIFIRAVGESNE; translated from the coding sequence ATGGAAGCATTGCAGTTGAAGCAGGTAGTGAAGCAGTACGGTGAGAAGACAGCCGTCAACGGAATCAGTCTAAAGGTAGAGCAAGGCGAGATTTACGGTCTGCTGGGTGCCAACGGTGCCGGCAAAACAACGACCATGCGCATGGTGCTCGGCCTGATCTATCCCGACGAAGGGAGCATCCTCTATAACGGCAAGCCGTATAGTAAGGAACTTCAGCATCTGACCGGCTATCTCCCGGAGGAGCGCGGGCTGTACCCGAAGGTCAAGGTCAGCGACCAGATTATCTATCTGGCCCGGCTGCGCGGGATGGCTGCCAGTGAGGCGGATAAGAGCCTGAAGTACTGGCTGGAGCGGTTCGATGTTCCGGAATACTACAATAAGCGGATTGAAGAGCTGTCCAAGGGGAACCAGCAGAAAATGGGCTTCGTTGCTGCCGTGGTCCACAAGCCGGAGATCCTCATTCTGGATGAAGCCTTCAGCGGACTTGATCCGGTCAATGTGGAGCTGCTGAAGGATACGGTCAAAGAGCTGCGGGATCAGGGAACCAGTATTCTGTTCTCCACACACCGCATGGAGCATGTCGAGGAATTATGCCGCAACATCACGATTCTTGACCGCTCGAACACCGTAGTTCAGGGAGATATCCGTGAGATCAAGAAGGGGTATCCGCGGGAGCATGTCGTGCTGCGCACCGCCGGGGAAGTGAACGGGCTGGCGGAGATTGCCGGTGTTACCGGAGTGGAGCGGCAGGAGCGCGGATATGTGTTGACCATCACTGACCTGGGAGCGGCACAGCGCATTCTGCAGCTGGCTATGGCTCAGGGCGAGGTCGAGCACTTCGAGATTAAGGAACCGACGCTAAACCAAATCTTTATCAGAGCGGTGGGTGAATCCAATGAATAA
- a CDS encoding ABC transporter ATP-binding protein, which translates to MGQQAIELRDVCKKRRNKTIGPMNLRLPQGYITALVGQNGAGKSTLLNMLLQLILPDEGEIRWYEETYRGVLPMKLRQTIAYVPEMPQPEENFWTPVEAAAFRSHWYPSWDQSYFEELIQRFEVPQNARLGKVSKGERRKFELAAALAAKPRLLLLDEPSSGLDPFAWKTMIDTLQNYMEEHEATIVISTHIVDEVRRLADYIVLMHQGQLLGMAEKDSLFGSWTEIWVQVEGAQELEELAAELPQALELKLETPGVASFLTQPIYLYEKRIHDLGVKVIKSRSLELDEILSLWTRGHRPVLIDQKRGE; encoded by the coding sequence ATGGGCCAGCAAGCTATAGAACTGCGGGATGTTTGCAAGAAGCGGCGGAACAAAACCATCGGGCCGATGAATCTCCGGCTGCCGCAAGGATATATTACAGCGCTGGTGGGCCAGAACGGCGCGGGCAAAAGCACGCTGCTGAATATGCTCCTGCAGCTGATTTTGCCGGATGAAGGGGAGATCCGCTGGTATGAAGAGACTTACCGCGGCGTGCTGCCGATGAAGCTCCGGCAGACCATCGCTTACGTGCCGGAGATGCCCCAGCCTGAGGAGAACTTCTGGACGCCTGTTGAGGCGGCTGCCTTCCGCAGCCACTGGTATCCTTCCTGGGACCAGAGCTATTTCGAGGAGCTGATCCAGAGGTTTGAAGTGCCGCAGAATGCCAGGCTGGGTAAAGTATCCAAGGGGGAGCGCCGCAAGTTCGAGCTTGCCGCGGCCCTTGCGGCGAAGCCCCGGCTGCTGCTGCTGGATGAGCCGTCTTCGGGCTTGGACCCATTTGCATGGAAGACCATGATTGATACGCTGCAGAACTACATGGAGGAGCACGAGGCGACGATTGTCATCTCGACCCATATTGTGGATGAGGTGCGGCGGCTGGCCGATTACATCGTGCTGATGCACCAGGGGCAGCTGCTGGGAATGGCCGAGAAGGACAGCCTGTTCGGCTCATGGACTGAGATATGGGTTCAAGTCGAAGGGGCGCAGGAGCTGGAGGAGCTGGCAGCCGAGCTGCCTCAGGCGCTGGAGCTGAAGCTCGAGACGCCGGGTGTGGCTTCCTTTTTAACCCAGCCAATTTATCTGTATGAGAAACGCATTCACGATTTGGGCGTAAAGGTAATCAAGAGCCGCAGCCTGGAGCTGGATGAAATCCTAAGCTTATGGACCCGGGGACATCGTCCGGTTCTGATCGACCAGAAGAGAGGGGAATAA
- a CDS encoding GntR family transcriptional regulator has translation MWIPIQINENSAEPLYHQIETQLRALIISGAITEGTLLPSIREFAGELKCSVITVRRVYQDLENEGLLRTRQGTGTFVSHIGTGAMEDYKQETVRKALESAVEAGLSVQCSEEELTRLFTEIVKSKYWKQAERGGS, from the coding sequence ATGTGGATACCTATACAAATTAATGAGAACAGCGCAGAGCCGCTGTACCATCAGATTGAGACGCAGCTCAGAGCGCTGATTATCTCAGGTGCGATTACAGAAGGGACGCTGCTTCCTTCCATCCGCGAATTCGCGGGTGAGCTGAAGTGCAGTGTCATTACGGTCCGCCGTGTCTATCAGGATCTGGAGAACGAAGGGCTGCTGCGTACCCGGCAAGGGACGGGCACCTTCGTGTCCCATATCGGTACCGGGGCCATGGAGGACTATAAGCAGGAGACCGTCCGCAAGGCGCTGGAGAGTGCCGTGGAGGCGGGACTATCCGTCCAATGCAGCGAAGAGGAACTGACCAGGCTGTTCACAGAGATTGTGAAGAGCAAATACTGGAAGCAGGCAGAAAGAGGGGGAAGCTGA
- a CDS encoding tyrosine-type recombinase/integrase, giving the protein MSQTEFSRTALSLVHPEEGYLSDDQIVQMFMATCCTNVNTGRNYKRAIADFRRFIAGTSLRAVSWREIEAYKIFLTQGGYSYQRQLAPASIAAFLAPLKSFYKWGSDQHIGIFAVNPTSSVRIPKITVTSRKNFLTKREVGELLNVLEKQGLRNYLIGLTLVVLGLRVSELTAMKWGDFHNDLLETSVWLTVENGKGGKPREIKVPPTLWQLYSKLSDTLPRKEELTPEQRMFPLSSRQVERIIKNAGAASTIEKKLTPHWLRHTNATLALLQGASLQQVQESLGHSHINTTQRYLHTVQQIQKAAPDFVEDSLRTFIQ; this is encoded by the coding sequence ATGAGTCAGACCGAATTTAGCCGTACGGCGCTCAGCTTGGTGCACCCGGAAGAGGGCTACCTAAGCGATGATCAGATTGTTCAGATGTTTATGGCTACCTGCTGTACGAATGTTAATACAGGTCGAAATTATAAGCGGGCGATTGCTGATTTCCGCAGATTTATTGCAGGCACCTCTTTGCGGGCAGTGAGCTGGAGGGAGATTGAGGCGTATAAGATTTTCCTGACGCAGGGGGGCTACAGCTATCAGAGGCAGCTGGCACCGGCAAGCATAGCGGCATTCCTTGCGCCGTTGAAGTCTTTTTATAAATGGGGGAGTGACCAGCACATAGGGATCTTTGCAGTGAATCCGACCTCCTCGGTGCGCATCCCCAAAATAACCGTGACCAGCCGCAAAAACTTCCTGACCAAACGGGAGGTGGGAGAATTACTGAATGTACTGGAGAAGCAGGGACTGCGCAATTATCTGATCGGGCTGACGCTGGTGGTGCTGGGTCTGCGGGTATCGGAGCTGACAGCAATGAAGTGGGGAGACTTCCATAATGATCTGCTGGAGACCTCGGTCTGGCTGACCGTGGAGAACGGCAAGGGGGGCAAGCCCAGAGAAATCAAGGTTCCGCCGACCCTCTGGCAGCTGTACTCCAAGTTGTCTGATACCCTGCCAAGGAAGGAAGAGCTAACTCCGGAGCAGAGGATGTTTCCGTTATCTTCAAGGCAGGTGGAACGGATTATTAAGAACGCCGGAGCCGCCAGCACGATTGAGAAAAAGCTGACACCGCACTGGCTGCGGCATACGAATGCCACACTGGCCCTCCTGCAGGGAGCGTCACTTCAGCAGGTTCAGGAATCGCTGGGACATTCCCACATCAATACCACCCAGCGGTATCTCCACACCGTTCAGCAGATTCAAAAGGCTGCCCCGGATTTTGTAGAGGACAGCCTGCGTACGTTTATTCAATAG